In Hyalangium minutum, the following proteins share a genomic window:
- a CDS encoding response regulator — MEPLRSLLVVDDDHDILFSLQDALEMEGYHVVTAASGREAREALRQGLRPDLILLDLMMPDVSGWAFRAWQRSQEEFADIPVIIVSGQGLSAAEVSRLGVNGYLPKPLDLDALLSTVARFMPQERQPGVASW; from the coding sequence ATGGAGCCACTGAGGAGCCTGCTCGTCGTCGATGACGACCACGACATTTTGTTTTCGCTCCAGGACGCCCTTGAGATGGAGGGCTACCACGTCGTCACCGCCGCCAGCGGGCGCGAGGCCCGGGAGGCGCTGAGGCAGGGCCTGCGTCCGGACCTCATCCTGTTGGACTTGATGATGCCCGACGTGAGCGGGTGGGCCTTCCGCGCGTGGCAGCGCTCCCAGGAGGAGTTCGCTGACATCCCCGTCATCATCGTCTCCGGACAGGGCCTCAGCGCCGCCGAGGTCTCCCGGCTCGGGGTCAATGGTTACCTCCCGAAGCCACTGGACCTTGATGCGCTCCTGTCCACCGTGGCCCGCTTCATGCCCCAGGAACGGCAGCCCGGGGTGGCCTCCTGGTAG
- a CDS encoding RluA family pseudouridine synthase: MIEYRIEEDSNGMRLDKYLRKRLPNVPTSHLFKMIRVKKVRVNGKRAQPEQLLAPGDVIAIRGDEQQLTGPAKSGPRTPPPPPLVDPSELVILLEDDWMMAVDKPSGMAVHTGSGITGGTLVDYVRAYLGPKAVRNDFTASPAHRLDRETSGVILVAKRRPAMVHFTEVFTEGKSRKRYITLVKGKMPKDSGVIDLPLSEHQQTAESKARRGVNMQEALTRWKVIRQSSEVALLSCSIETGRTHQIRRHLAAVGHPVAGDKKYGDFAFNRDVRARWGLKRLFLHAERIEFPHPQHGGKVTVEAQLPPELKDILRRAALEPS, translated from the coding sequence ATGATCGAGTACCGAATCGAAGAGGACAGTAACGGCATGCGCCTGGACAAGTACCTGCGCAAGCGCTTGCCCAACGTCCCCACCAGCCATCTCTTCAAGATGATCCGGGTCAAGAAGGTCCGCGTGAACGGCAAGCGGGCCCAGCCCGAGCAGCTGCTCGCCCCCGGGGACGTCATCGCCATCCGCGGAGATGAGCAGCAGCTAACAGGTCCCGCCAAGTCCGGGCCCCGCACCCCACCCCCGCCACCCCTCGTGGACCCCTCCGAGCTCGTCATCCTCCTGGAGGACGACTGGATGATGGCCGTCGACAAGCCCAGCGGCATGGCCGTCCACACCGGCTCCGGAATTACGGGGGGTACCCTGGTGGACTATGTGCGTGCCTACCTGGGGCCCAAGGCCGTCCGCAACGACTTCACCGCCTCCCCCGCACATCGGCTCGACCGGGAGACCTCCGGCGTCATCCTCGTGGCCAAGCGCCGCCCGGCGATGGTGCATTTCACGGAAGTTTTCACTGAGGGTAAATCGCGGAAGCGCTACATCACCCTGGTGAAGGGGAAGATGCCGAAGGACTCGGGTGTCATCGACTTGCCGTTGTCGGAGCACCAGCAGACGGCCGAGTCCAAGGCCCGTCGAGGGGTGAACATGCAGGAGGCCCTCACCCGATGGAAGGTCATCCGGCAGTCGAGCGAGGTGGCGCTGCTCTCCTGCTCCATCGAGACAGGGCGCACGCATCAGATAAGAAGGCACCTGGCCGCAGTGGGGCACCCCGTTGCGGGAGACAAGAAGTATGGTGACTTTGCCTTCAACCGGGATGTGCGGGCCCGGTGGGGCTTGAAACGTTTGTTCCTGCACGCCGAGCGCATCGAATTTCCGCACCCCCAACACGGTGGGAAGGTGACGGTGGAGGCGCAGTTGCCTCCAGAGCTGAAGGACATACTCAGAAGAGCTGCGCTGGAACCGTCATGA
- a CDS encoding SDR family NAD(P)-dependent oxidoreductase has protein sequence MAETRYGTALITGASSGLGYGLALWFAKRGTRVFAAARRLQNLQALAEEARAAGGTVEPVEMDVSRTDETMAHLQKIDADCGGLDLVVANAGVGLDTNGKRFKWERAKQVLEVNVMGAAATLSAVLPQMVERKRGHLVGVSSLAGFRGLPKNAAYSGSKAFLSTFMESLRVDLRGTGVRVTCIYPGFVKTDMTAPNKHPMPFMLEAAEAAELMGKAIVRGQTVFSFPWQTRAAMGVAQALPNAVFDPLMRKLR, from the coding sequence ATGGCTGAGACAAGATACGGAACGGCCCTCATCACCGGGGCCTCGAGCGGGCTGGGGTACGGACTGGCGCTGTGGTTCGCCAAGCGCGGCACGCGGGTGTTTGCCGCAGCGAGGCGGCTGCAGAACCTCCAGGCGCTCGCGGAGGAGGCCCGGGCGGCGGGCGGCACCGTGGAGCCGGTGGAGATGGACGTCTCTCGCACGGACGAGACGATGGCGCACCTCCAGAAGATCGACGCGGACTGCGGCGGGCTGGACCTGGTGGTGGCCAACGCGGGCGTGGGGCTGGACACCAACGGCAAGCGCTTCAAGTGGGAGCGCGCCAAGCAGGTGCTGGAGGTGAACGTGATGGGGGCGGCGGCCACGCTGAGCGCGGTGCTGCCACAGATGGTGGAGCGCAAGCGCGGACACCTCGTGGGCGTCTCCAGCCTCGCGGGGTTCCGGGGGCTGCCGAAGAACGCGGCCTACTCGGGCTCGAAGGCATTCCTGAGCACGTTCATGGAGAGCCTGCGGGTGGACCTGCGGGGCACGGGGGTGCGCGTCACCTGCATCTACCCGGGCTTCGTGAAGACGGACATGACGGCGCCCAACAAGCACCCCATGCCGTTCATGCTCGAGGCCGCCGAGGCCGCCGAGCTCATGGGCAAGGCCATCGTGCGCGGCCAGACGGTGTTCTCGTTCCCGTGGCAGACGCGGGCGGCGATGGGGGTGGCTCAAGCCCTCCCCAACGCCGTGTTCGATCCGCTGATGCGCAAGCTGCGCTGA
- a CDS encoding pentapeptide repeat-containing protein codes for MPKAPSIEKLLQSGSAEWNKLRKAGQVPTDHTGATFTQLFSANADLSGLELVGSEWERCDLSKMNFRDADLSNAYFHGGRLQDCDFRGANLEGATFEKLKLLRCDFTGATGLDDVEMEDVDMDRVVGLDGEEAPPPPPPPAQGITAFTREQREKALGAAAAAVVGPLQEELPPFKPQDPPGALFFRALKRQAAPPVWVLDVPGLRPLVPQRLPPGSSLEAMYREAVKSRLENKKPGADPNAVERAQKALRMGGKDAAVAAMYLREVGVLPLFRFSAAKVLKDALRAEVDVDDLTGAIDPRVTGALLELRLTHEVVEHLQEARKRLAATQLYTALLEAGFNPENNWEEALESAEPAMELAQAATAENRNALFEGFQVFAALPEEARLRRLAYLAETVSNLELVSRLPEGMEPQWLTGPETRECHEREMTYVQALKAADIPVKVAALAKTELGVPEGEVPEDSDDDLFIHLRCDVCGKEKLIVQSQVD; via the coding sequence ATGCCGAAGGCTCCCAGTATCGAGAAGCTGCTTCAAAGTGGCTCGGCCGAGTGGAACAAGCTCCGCAAGGCCGGCCAGGTGCCCACCGACCATACAGGCGCCACGTTCACCCAACTCTTCTCCGCGAACGCGGACCTCTCAGGGCTCGAGCTCGTGGGCTCGGAGTGGGAGCGGTGCGACCTGTCGAAGATGAACTTCCGGGACGCGGACCTGTCGAACGCGTACTTCCACGGCGGACGGTTGCAGGACTGTGACTTCCGCGGTGCGAACCTCGAGGGGGCGACCTTCGAGAAGCTGAAGTTGCTGCGCTGCGACTTCACGGGAGCCACGGGACTGGACGACGTCGAGATGGAGGACGTCGACATGGACCGGGTGGTGGGACTGGATGGCGAGGAGGCCCCTCCCCCGCCGCCTCCCCCAGCCCAGGGGATTACGGCGTTCACGCGTGAGCAGCGCGAGAAGGCGCTGGGCGCGGCGGCCGCGGCCGTGGTGGGCCCGCTGCAGGAGGAGCTGCCTCCGTTCAAGCCGCAGGATCCGCCGGGCGCGCTGTTCTTCCGGGCGCTGAAGCGCCAGGCGGCTCCGCCGGTCTGGGTGCTGGACGTGCCGGGCTTGAGGCCGCTGGTGCCGCAGCGGCTGCCCCCGGGCTCGTCGCTGGAGGCCATGTACCGCGAGGCGGTGAAGTCCCGGCTGGAGAACAAGAAGCCGGGGGCGGACCCGAACGCGGTGGAGCGGGCGCAGAAGGCGCTGCGGATGGGCGGGAAGGACGCGGCGGTGGCGGCCATGTACCTGCGCGAGGTCGGCGTGCTGCCGCTGTTCCGGTTCTCGGCGGCGAAGGTGCTGAAGGACGCACTGCGGGCCGAGGTGGACGTAGATGACCTGACGGGCGCGATTGATCCGCGGGTGACGGGCGCGCTGCTGGAGCTGCGGCTGACGCACGAGGTGGTGGAGCACCTGCAGGAGGCACGCAAGCGGCTGGCGGCGACGCAGTTGTACACGGCGCTGCTGGAGGCGGGCTTCAACCCGGAGAACAACTGGGAGGAGGCGCTGGAGTCGGCCGAGCCGGCGATGGAGCTGGCGCAGGCGGCGACGGCGGAGAACCGCAACGCGCTGTTCGAGGGCTTCCAGGTGTTCGCGGCACTCCCGGAGGAGGCGCGGCTGCGACGGCTGGCGTACCTGGCGGAGACGGTGTCGAACCTGGAGCTGGTGAGCCGGCTGCCAGAGGGCATGGAGCCGCAGTGGCTGACGGGCCCCGAGACGCGCGAGTGCCACGAGCGGGAGATGACGTACGTCCAGGCGCTGAAGGCGGCGGACATCCCGGTGAAGGTGGCGGCGCTGGCGAAGACGGAGCTCGGCGTGCCCGAGGGCGAAGTGCCCGAGGACAGCGACGACGACCTCTTCATCCACCTGCGCTGTGACGTGTGCGGCAAGGAGAAGCTGATCGTCCAGTCCCAGGTGGACTGA
- a CDS encoding LysR family transcriptional regulator, producing the protein MAFTPLNALNQFLEVARRRSFAAAAKELGISSSALSQSVRQLESRLGVTLLSRTTRSVALTEAGRRLFEQASPAVNQALEAMKNTSSQRGTVTGRVRLTVPDISVLPVITPLVPRFAERYPEVELEIQVDNQRIDIVAEGFDAGIRLEEFLERDMVHVRLTEASRFIVVGAPSYLERRGVPKRPKDLLTHDCICYRFGTGASYAWELEQGKKTWRVPVRGPFTCNNERLMITMAQEGLGLLYAFEPSVAAQLKLGTLRLVLEPYAAHVPGLFLFFPSRTQVSPAFRAFLDTAREVLAE; encoded by the coding sequence ATGGCCTTCACGCCCCTCAATGCCCTGAACCAGTTCCTGGAGGTCGCTCGGCGCCGCAGCTTCGCCGCCGCCGCGAAGGAACTGGGCATCTCTTCTTCTGCCCTGAGCCAGTCCGTCCGGCAGCTGGAGTCCCGGCTGGGGGTAACCCTGCTCTCACGGACCACCCGGAGTGTGGCGCTCACCGAAGCGGGCCGCCGCTTGTTCGAGCAAGCCAGTCCGGCCGTCAACCAGGCCCTCGAGGCCATGAAGAACACGTCCTCTCAGCGGGGCACCGTGACAGGGAGGGTCCGCCTGACCGTGCCCGACATCTCCGTGCTGCCCGTCATCACGCCCCTGGTGCCCCGGTTCGCCGAGCGCTACCCCGAGGTCGAGCTCGAGATTCAGGTCGACAACCAGCGGATCGACATCGTCGCCGAGGGCTTCGATGCCGGCATCCGGCTGGAGGAGTTTCTGGAGCGCGACATGGTGCACGTCCGGCTGACGGAGGCCAGCCGGTTCATCGTCGTCGGCGCACCGTCCTATCTGGAGAGGCGGGGCGTCCCCAAGCGGCCCAAGGATCTCCTCACGCATGACTGCATCTGCTACCGCTTTGGCACGGGGGCGTCCTACGCGTGGGAGCTCGAGCAGGGAAAGAAGACGTGGCGCGTCCCGGTCCGTGGACCGTTCACGTGCAACAACGAGCGGCTGATGATCACCATGGCTCAGGAGGGCCTGGGGCTCCTGTACGCCTTCGAGCCCTCGGTGGCGGCCCAGCTGAAGCTCGGCACCCTGCGGCTGGTGCTCGAGCCCTACGCGGCGCACGTGCCAGGGCTGTTCCTCTTCTTCCCCAGCCGCACCCAGGTCTCCCCGGCGTTCCGGGCCTTCTTGGACACGGCCCGGGAAGTCCTCGCGGAGTAG
- a CDS encoding penicillin-binding protein 1A — protein sequence MSTPTPNIDRRRSKLVLTEGKKPRWWLFPLKLLGWLTLTGATAGAVGVLAVYYIFSQGLPAIPKVDEYWPPIVTEVYTDDAVLAGEFYNQRRKVVPYERIPKRLVQAFIASEDSSFFDHFGVDVLGTTRAVTKTVLTKLGLRGGGVQGGSTLTQQTAKAVLIAAEGYKEATAKTPKRKIREAILAMRLEAALTKEEILYLYLNNVFLGHHSYGVQSAAENYYRKDVKDLTLGEMTLIAGLPQAPSRYSPFLRPEAAKKRREYVLRRMLVEGMITQKEHDEATAEPVNVYPVEDVFHEFAPYFVEQARRDIVERYGNPALLEQGLKVFTTMDSERQRAAQEAVLRGLLTLDKRQGWRGPLTEKPLSEDERKAFIDRSKKVMAKEELILNRLYVAVVTKIDADGKGADIQVGPYAGRLPLLGMRWARKVNPESYYSVGGMISSVKKAVNEGDLIVVRHVKKKGLWDDKEQYDKSMAALIPDDEEKPAEPPKEGEEEIAPEEADAKTAEAAKPSRKGPYLFRLEQLPEPQSALVSIDPHRQYLTAMVGGYDFDDNEFNRAFQACRQPGSSYKPLVYSAAIEKLKWTEATIIVDSPIVEHDPDNKVSWKPENYTEEFVGDVLLRNALINSMNIPAVKTFGAIGTKNMSEWAKTLGLSTPMNMDFSAALGSSCVYPVELAQVYATFNRYGRKKPTYFVRKIEDRFGRTLEDHTAFDDPWAPLQDRVASGYARLFEPGEQVMSPETGFIITHLMRGVVLEGTGGPAQRLGRPTAGKTGTTNDSFDTWFSGFTRDLVTVAWVGYDLNPHPLNRFETGGRAALPIWLEYMKKAIADRPQPEFYPWQSMDLVKLPIDSKTGKIASDSSKGMKIMYFKKGTEPKEVTPQKGQIDERQFLMGQQ from the coding sequence ATGAGCACTCCGACTCCGAACATCGACCGCCGCCGCTCGAAGCTTGTCCTCACCGAAGGCAAGAAGCCTCGCTGGTGGCTCTTTCCCCTCAAGCTCCTGGGATGGCTGACCCTCACGGGCGCTACCGCCGGAGCCGTAGGCGTGCTGGCGGTGTACTACATCTTCTCGCAGGGCCTGCCGGCCATCCCCAAGGTGGACGAGTACTGGCCCCCTATCGTCACCGAGGTCTACACGGACGACGCGGTGCTGGCCGGCGAGTTCTACAACCAGCGGCGCAAGGTGGTGCCCTATGAGCGCATCCCCAAGCGCCTGGTGCAGGCCTTCATCGCCAGCGAGGACTCGAGCTTCTTCGACCACTTCGGCGTGGACGTGCTGGGCACGACGCGCGCCGTCACGAAGACGGTGCTCACCAAGCTGGGCTTGCGCGGCGGCGGCGTGCAGGGTGGCTCGACCCTGACGCAGCAGACGGCCAAGGCGGTCCTCATCGCCGCCGAGGGCTACAAGGAGGCCACCGCCAAGACGCCCAAGCGCAAGATTCGCGAGGCCATCCTCGCCATGCGCCTGGAGGCGGCGCTGACGAAGGAGGAGATCCTCTACCTCTACCTGAACAACGTCTTCCTCGGGCACCACAGCTACGGCGTGCAGAGCGCGGCGGAGAACTACTACCGCAAGGACGTGAAGGACCTGACGCTGGGCGAGATGACGCTCATCGCCGGACTGCCCCAGGCGCCCAGCCGCTACTCGCCGTTCCTGCGCCCGGAGGCCGCGAAGAAGCGCCGCGAGTACGTGCTGCGCCGCATGCTCGTGGAGGGGATGATCACCCAGAAGGAGCATGACGAGGCCACGGCCGAGCCCGTGAACGTCTACCCCGTGGAGGACGTGTTCCACGAGTTCGCCCCGTACTTCGTCGAGCAGGCCCGCCGCGACATCGTCGAGCGCTACGGCAACCCCGCGCTGCTGGAGCAGGGCCTGAAGGTCTTCACCACCATGGACAGCGAGCGGCAGCGCGCCGCGCAGGAGGCGGTGCTCCGCGGCCTGCTCACGCTGGACAAGCGCCAGGGCTGGCGCGGGCCTCTCACCGAGAAGCCCCTGTCCGAGGACGAGCGCAAGGCCTTCATTGACCGCTCCAAGAAGGTCATGGCCAAGGAGGAGCTCATCCTCAACCGGCTCTATGTCGCCGTCGTCACGAAGATCGACGCGGACGGCAAGGGCGCCGACATCCAGGTGGGCCCGTACGCCGGCCGGCTGCCGCTGCTCGGCATGCGCTGGGCCCGCAAGGTCAACCCCGAGTCCTATTACTCCGTGGGCGGGATGATCTCTTCGGTGAAGAAGGCCGTGAACGAGGGAGACCTGATCGTCGTCCGGCACGTGAAGAAGAAGGGCCTGTGGGACGATAAGGAGCAGTACGACAAGAGCATGGCCGCGCTGATCCCCGACGACGAGGAGAAGCCCGCCGAGCCTCCCAAGGAGGGTGAGGAGGAGATCGCCCCGGAGGAGGCCGACGCGAAGACCGCCGAGGCGGCCAAGCCCTCCCGCAAGGGCCCCTACCTCTTCCGGCTGGAGCAGCTGCCCGAGCCCCAGAGCGCGCTCGTCTCCATCGACCCGCACCGGCAGTACCTCACCGCCATGGTGGGCGGGTACGACTTCGACGACAACGAGTTCAACCGCGCGTTTCAGGCGTGCCGCCAGCCTGGCAGCTCGTACAAGCCGCTGGTGTACTCGGCCGCCATCGAGAAGCTGAAGTGGACCGAGGCCACCATCATCGTGGACTCGCCCATCGTCGAGCACGACCCGGACAACAAGGTGTCCTGGAAGCCGGAGAACTACACCGAGGAGTTCGTCGGAGACGTGCTGCTGCGCAACGCGCTCATCAACTCCATGAACATCCCCGCCGTGAAGACGTTCGGCGCCATCGGCACCAAGAACATGTCCGAGTGGGCCAAGACGCTGGGCCTGTCCACGCCGATGAACATGGACTTCTCCGCCGCGCTCGGCTCCTCGTGCGTCTACCCGGTGGAACTGGCCCAGGTGTACGCCACCTTCAACCGCTACGGCCGCAAGAAGCCCACGTACTTCGTCCGCAAGATCGAGGATCGCTTCGGCCGCACGCTCGAGGACCACACCGCATTCGATGATCCGTGGGCCCCGCTCCAGGATCGCGTTGCCTCCGGCTACGCGCGCCTCTTCGAGCCCGGCGAGCAGGTCATGAGCCCGGAGACCGGCTTCATCATCACCCACCTCATGCGCGGCGTGGTGCTCGAGGGCACGGGCGGTCCGGCTCAGCGCCTGGGCCGCCCCACCGCGGGCAAGACGGGCACCACGAACGACTCGTTCGACACGTGGTTCTCCGGCTTCACGAGGGATCTCGTCACGGTGGCGTGGGTGGGCTACGACTTGAACCCGCACCCGCTCAACCGCTTCGAGACGGGTGGCCGCGCCGCGCTGCCCATCTGGCTGGAGTACATGAAGAAGGCCATCGCGGACCGGCCGCAGCCGGAGTTCTACCCGTGGCAGAGCATGGATCTGGTGAAGCTGCCGATCGACTCGAAGACGGGGAAGATCGCCTCGGACAGCTCCAAGGGCATGAAGATCATGTACTTCAAGAAGGGGACCGAGCCGAAGGAGGTCACCCCTCAGAAGGGCCAGATCGACGAGCGGCAGTTCCTGATGGGCCAGCAGTAG
- a CDS encoding sensor histidine kinase: MNNSSDGHDRGVRHEAPGPRGPDTWEQTTPENSLHLLSEAGRLLSQRTRGLRRMLRDVARLTTVHGLATFCLVDLVTPEGQPQRVAAVHTDPDQEVRLRALACHPRSDTACSPWLEVIHTGVPQRFVDFPVEIRRQMGVLPEPLVALEEFAPRSVLMVPLKGRRRVLGLLLLGRCGPEPAYGPMDLEVAEELARTVVAAMETRRLARRARRAERRARFIARASQALAASLDFRVTLDRVAQLAVPVVADLCTVDMLEEDGTIRRLAVAHRAPEKAAVAWELEHHWPSRLDDAYGPGRVIREGQPELRGDVPDSKLPRAARDGEHLRALRSLGLESYLTTPLQARGRTLGAITFAYAGSHRRYRQADLRLAMELASRAALAVDNALLYRASREAVRLRDEFLSVASHELKTPLTPLNLRLQTLRRELERKGAPLDPLRIKEHVAVLQRQCKRLSTLAEGLLDVSRLEAGRLVLDLDYVDLSALMREVVSRFAAQAERTSTLLEVTAPEPVVGRWDRIRLEQVVSSLLSNALKYGAGRPIHISVEQVTTGARLTVRDEGIGISPEHLPRIFDRFERAVSAEHFGGLGLGLYLTRHLVEAFGGTIRALSEPGKGSTFEVNLPLASPAA, encoded by the coding sequence ATGAACAACTCCAGCGATGGGCATGACCGAGGTGTACGTCACGAAGCTCCCGGTCCTCGCGGGCCCGATACGTGGGAGCAGACAACCCCGGAAAACTCCCTGCACCTGCTCTCCGAGGCCGGCCGCCTGCTCTCCCAGCGGACGAGAGGGCTGCGCCGCATGCTCCGGGACGTGGCCCGCCTCACCACGGTGCATGGCCTGGCCACCTTCTGCCTGGTGGACCTCGTCACGCCCGAGGGGCAGCCGCAGCGGGTGGCGGCGGTGCACACGGATCCCGACCAGGAGGTCCGGCTCCGGGCCCTCGCCTGTCACCCGCGCTCGGACACGGCGTGCAGCCCGTGGCTGGAGGTGATCCACACGGGTGTGCCGCAGCGCTTCGTGGACTTCCCGGTGGAGATCCGCCGGCAGATGGGTGTGCTCCCGGAGCCCCTCGTGGCCCTGGAGGAGTTCGCGCCGCGCTCGGTGCTGATGGTTCCGCTGAAGGGGCGCCGGCGCGTGCTGGGCCTGCTGCTGCTGGGCCGGTGCGGGCCCGAGCCCGCCTATGGCCCGATGGACCTGGAGGTGGCCGAGGAGCTCGCGCGCACGGTGGTGGCGGCGATGGAGACCCGCAGACTGGCGCGCCGGGCGCGGCGGGCTGAGCGCCGGGCCCGGTTCATCGCCCGGGCGAGCCAGGCGCTGGCGGCCTCGCTCGACTTCCGCGTGACGCTGGACCGGGTGGCGCAGCTGGCGGTGCCGGTGGTGGCGGACCTGTGCACGGTGGACATGCTCGAGGAGGATGGGACGATCCGCCGGCTCGCGGTGGCGCACCGGGCGCCGGAGAAGGCGGCTGTGGCCTGGGAGTTGGAGCACCACTGGCCCTCCCGGCTGGATGATGCGTACGGACCAGGCCGGGTCATCCGCGAGGGCCAGCCGGAGCTGCGCGGCGATGTGCCGGACTCGAAGCTGCCCCGGGCGGCGCGGGACGGAGAGCACCTGCGCGCCCTGCGCTCACTGGGGCTGGAGTCGTACCTCACCACTCCGCTGCAGGCGCGCGGGCGGACGCTGGGAGCCATCACCTTCGCGTATGCCGGCTCCCACCGCCGCTACCGGCAGGCCGACCTGCGGCTGGCCATGGAGCTGGCGTCGCGCGCGGCCCTGGCGGTGGACAACGCCCTGCTCTACCGCGCCTCGCGAGAGGCGGTGCGACTGCGGGATGAGTTCCTCTCGGTGGCATCGCACGAGCTGAAGACGCCGCTCACGCCGCTGAACCTCCGGCTGCAGACGCTCCGGCGCGAGCTGGAGCGGAAGGGAGCACCGCTGGACCCGCTCCGTATTAAGGAGCACGTCGCGGTGCTACAGCGCCAGTGCAAGCGGCTGTCGACGCTGGCGGAGGGCCTGCTGGATGTGTCCCGCCTGGAGGCGGGCCGGCTGGTGCTGGACCTGGATTACGTGGACCTGTCGGCGCTCATGCGCGAGGTAGTGAGCCGGTTCGCAGCGCAGGCGGAGCGGACGAGCACGCTGCTGGAGGTGACCGCGCCGGAGCCCGTGGTGGGGCGCTGGGACCGCATCCGGCTGGAGCAGGTGGTGAGCAGCCTGCTGAGCAACGCGCTCAAGTACGGTGCGGGCCGCCCCATCCACATCAGCGTGGAGCAGGTGACCACCGGAGCACGGCTCACGGTGCGGGACGAGGGCATCGGCATCTCTCCGGAGCACCTGCCGCGCATCTTCGACCGCTTCGAGCGGGCGGTATCGGCGGAGCACTTCGGCGGGCTGGGGCTGGGGCTGTACCTGACGCGGCACCTGGTGGAGGCCTTTGGGGGGACCATCCGAGCCTTGAGCGAGCCGGGCAAGGGCTCCACTTTCGAGGTGAACCTACCACTGGCCTCACCGGCGGCTTGA
- a CDS encoding NAD(P)-dependent alcohol dehydrogenase, giving the protein MLKTPAYATAAPNKPLAPTTIDRREPGPRDVLIDILFSGVCHSDIHQARDEWGGALFPMVPGHEIIGRVKQVGPQVSKFKTGDLVGVGCMVDSCRDCGTCHKDLEQFCERGMAATYNGTEMDRKTPTYGGYSTQITVAEHFVLKVPENLDPAGAAPLLCAGITTYSPLRQWNCKKGDRVGVVGLGGLGHMAVKLAVSMGAEVTMLSTSPSKEADARKLGAQGFALTKDEATFKRLANHFDLIINTISAPHDYNKYMGMVRPQGAMVIVGVPPEPTPVSAFSLIGGNKRLAGSMIGGIRETQEMLDYCGKHQIVSDVEIIPMQKINEAYERMIKNDVRYRFVIDIASLKQA; this is encoded by the coding sequence ATGCTGAAGACCCCCGCCTATGCCACCGCTGCTCCCAACAAGCCGCTGGCGCCCACCACCATCGATCGGCGCGAGCCCGGCCCGCGTGACGTGCTCATCGACATCCTCTTTAGCGGCGTGTGCCACTCCGACATCCACCAGGCCCGCGACGAGTGGGGCGGCGCCCTGTTCCCCATGGTGCCCGGGCACGAGATCATCGGCCGGGTGAAGCAGGTGGGCCCGCAGGTCAGCAAGTTCAAGACCGGGGACCTCGTGGGCGTCGGGTGCATGGTGGACTCCTGCCGCGACTGCGGCACGTGCCACAAGGACCTCGAGCAGTTCTGCGAGAGGGGCATGGCCGCCACGTACAACGGGACGGAGATGGACCGGAAGACGCCGACCTACGGCGGCTACTCGACGCAGATCACCGTGGCCGAGCACTTCGTGCTGAAGGTGCCGGAGAACCTGGACCCCGCGGGTGCGGCGCCGCTGCTGTGCGCGGGCATCACGACCTACTCTCCGCTGCGGCAGTGGAACTGCAAGAAGGGCGACCGCGTCGGCGTGGTGGGGCTGGGCGGACTGGGCCATATGGCGGTCAAGCTCGCGGTGTCGATGGGCGCCGAGGTGACGATGCTCAGCACGTCTCCCTCCAAGGAGGCGGATGCGCGCAAGCTGGGTGCGCAGGGGTTCGCGCTCACCAAGGACGAGGCCACGTTCAAGAGGTTGGCCAACCACTTCGATCTCATCATCAACACCATCTCGGCGCCCCACGACTACAACAAGTACATGGGGATGGTGCGTCCGCAGGGCGCGATGGTGATTGTGGGCGTCCCGCCGGAGCCTACGCCCGTGTCCGCGTTCTCGCTGATTGGGGGGAACAAGCGGCTGGCCGGCTCGATGATCGGGGGCATCCGCGAGACGCAGGAGATGCTCGACTACTGCGGCAAGCACCAGATCGTCTCGGACGTCGAGATCATCCCCATGCAGAAGATCAACGAGGCCTATGAGCGCATGATCAAGAACGACGTGCGCTACCGCTTCGTCATCGACATCGCGTCGCTCAAGCAGGCGTAG